The DNA window GGTGGACCTCTCCGCCGAACCCCGCCTGGGCCTCTCCGCCCTGGCCCCCTTCAGCGTCCACGAGTGCGCCGGCGAGCTCTTCATCGTGGAGTACTACCGGAACCTGGTGCACCGCTACCCCATAGAACGGGCGTTGGCCGAGCTTTCCGGTCGGCGGGCCGAACCCCGCGCCGCCGGGCTCCAGGGGCTCCGCCTGAAAACACTGGGCAAGGGCGGGGGGAGGACCTTCCTCAACCCCGCGGCGGTGGCCGTGGACGACCTCGGCTACCTGTGGGTCGCCGACAGCCAGAACCACGAGGTGAAGAAGCTCGACGACGACGGCGGCCTGTTGCAGACCTTCGGGGGCATGGGCCAGGCCCGCGGGCGGCTCACCCTCCCCCTCGACCTGGACCACGACGGCGAGCGGCTCATCGTGGCCGACACGGGGAACCGGCGGATCCAGGCCTTCGGCGTCTCGGGCAGGGTCGAGCTCGAGGTCGGCCTGCGCCCGGCGCCGGGGGGCGTCCTCCCCCGGCCGGAGAAGCTCTCCGTGGGACCCGACGGCCGCATCTACGTCCTGGACACCGGGGCCAACCGGATAATGGTCTACGACGGCGAGGGGCGCTTCCTGGCCGAGCTCGCCGGATAACCACATCCTGCTCCTGCGGCTGTAATTGCGCCCGAAGGGAAAATCCCGCAATACGAAAAACGCGCACTAACCCCGTAGGGCGGGGATTTGCCGGGGGCATAGCTCGCTTCGCTCGGTTCCCATCCCCGCCGAAAAAGGCATAAAAACCGCTAAGCGGCGGCGGGGTTAGGAAACCCCGCCCTACGAAAAAATTAAAGACATTGAGAAAAAACGGCCCATAAAATCGAAATAGGGGGGCGATGACCGGAAGCGCCCGAACGATTTTTCCAAATGCGACCAACCCCCGTCCCGGATGGGGACACGGACTTTCAACCCGGAGCGTGCGATGAAGATGCGAAATGCGGCGGCTTCCTTTATTCTGGCGACCCTGGTCCTCACGGTCGGATGCGCCTCCAGGGCCACCACCCCCCTCCTGGCCTACACCACCGGCAAGGGCGGCGCCGAGGAGGTTTACATCCACGACGTCGAAACCGGCCAGACGCAGCAGCTCACCTTCACCCGGGGCCTCAAGGGCGCCCCGGCCTTCTCCGCCGACGGGCGCTGGGTCCTCTACGCCTGCGACTTCGACGGGGACTGGGAAATCTACCGCGTCCCCGCCGAGGGCGGCGAGGTCGAGCAGCTCACGGCCAACCTCACCCCGGACCGCTTCCCCGCCCCCGGCAGCCAGGACGAATCGGTGGTCTACCTGGCCTTCGACGCCGCGGGACCGTTCTTGAGGCACCTGGACGAACCCGGCGACCCGGCCACGACGACCGGCGTTTCCCCGGACCTCATGCGGGAGCCGGACGCTCTGGTCCTCGACCGCGCCGGGAGTCTGGCGGCGTGCGTGTACGCGGGCGACATCCGGCTGCTGAACCTGCGGTCGAACCGCTTCCGCGACCTGGTGGCAGGCCCCGCCGACGACGTGGACCCGGCCTTCACCGCCGATTCCCACGCCCTGGTATTCGCGAGCGACCGCGCCGGGGACTACGACCTCTACGTCGTGGACCTCGAGTTGGGGGAGCCGGTCCGGCTGACCGACGACGCCGGGAACGAGCGCCACCCCGTGGTGGACGCGGACAACCAGACCGTTTATTTCTACGGCGAGATAGGCGGCCGCCCGGGCGTGTACCGGCGGGCGGAAACCCCCGTGGGCGCGCCGCCCCCGGAACTAATCCTCGGCCTCGAGGAGGAGCTTACCGGGCTGGCCCTCTGGCCGTGAGACGGCTCATCTTTCTTTGCTTAATTCCGGCGTTCACGGCCTCGGCCGCCGAGAGCGCCGAGTACACCGCGGCCACGGCGGGGGCGGGCCTCATTTACTCACTCGATCCCGAAAACCCCGACCGCTGGTACGTGGACTTCGCCGGCGCCGAGAGCGACTGGCGAATCACGGTGTACCGCACGCCGGAGCACCTCTTCCTCACCACCCCGATCTGGGTGGAGGGGGAAGGCATCCCGGCCCCGATGCAGCGCTGGGCGCTCGAAAGGAGCTTCGACCTGCCGCTCGTCAAGTTCGCCCTGGACCCCACCGGGACCCGGCTGCACCTGGCGGCGGACCTGCGCACCCCCGACACGTCCCCCGGGGCGTACCTGGAGGTGCTCCTGGAGCTGGCGGCGACGGCGGAGCGTGAGCACGCCCTCTTGCGCGACAAGGAGACAAGGGGTTTAACCGAGCGAAGCGAGTAACGCCCCAGCGAAACTCCTTGCCTCTCCTCGACTACGCGAACCCTGAAACCGACGGTGGCCCTTGATTCTGCGGCGCATCACCCTCTACTTTCTGATCCTCTTCTTCCTGGTCGGGGTGGGCATTTTCACCTATTCCAACGCCCTCATCAACCGGCTGGAGAACGAGTACCGCTCCATATCCATCGCCTACGCCGACGTCTCATCGGCCATCATCAGCGCCGTCACGCGGGGGGACGTGTCGCTGGACCTTTTGAAGGAGATAACCGAATCCCTGCGGCGCATGCTGAAGTTCCCCGCCATCGTCGTCTCGGCGGACGGGAATCAGATAGAGTGCCGCAATCTGCCCGGCGACCTCCAGCCGGTGGACGCGGCCTCGCGGCTGGAGGTGCTGCGCCTGGCCGCGGAGATGGATAAGGACAACGACCCCATCCCCCTGGTCGAGCGCCGGGTGCACGAGCCCGCCGGAACGGTGGAGGAGCGCCTGGTCGCCACGCTGCACTACTCCTCGCCGGAAATGATCACCACCCTCTCCTGGCTGCCCGTGGTGGGCATCGCGTTCATCTTGATTTTCGGCGGCCTCGGGCTCTTCGCCAACCACCGCTTCCGCCTATCGGAACAGCAGGCCATCTGGGTGGGACTGGCCAAGGAGACGGCCCATCAGCTCGGCACCCCCGTCTCGAGCCTTCTGGGGTGGCTCGAGCTTCTGGGGGAGGATCCCGCCGCCATCGGCAAGATTCAGCCGGATATAACCCGCGATGTGAAGCGGCTGGAGCAGATAGTCCACCGCTTCGCCGAGGTGGGCCGTACGCCCGAGCTGGAGAAAACGGACCTCCGCGCAGTGGTCCACGAGGCGGTGGAATACTGCCGCAAGCGCATCTCCCTGGCCAACGTCAAACTGGTGGACGAGCTGGAGGACGTGGGGCTCGTGCCCCTGTCCGCCGTCCTCTTCGGGTGGGTGATCGAGAACCTGGTGCGCAACGCCGCGGAGATTCTGGCGAACCCCGGTGACGGCGGCAAGAGTGGGCGTCGGAAACCCGGCCGGGGCCTGATAACGGTCCGTCTCCGGCGGGAGGCGAAGGTGGTCGAGCTGGAGGTGTCCGACACGGGGGCGGGGATGAACTGGTGGATGCGGCGCCGCGCCTTCGACGCCGGGCACTCCACCAAGGCCCGCGGCTGGGGCCTGGGGCTGACCCTGGTGCGCCGGATAATCGTCGAGTACCACCACGGCCGCATCCGCCTCAAGAGCGCCCCCGGCGAGGGAACCCGCTTCACCATCACCCTGCCGGCGTAGGGAACCCCGCGCCCCGTCCCGGCGTTTCCAAAGTCCCTTCGCGCCGCGCGAACGAACCGGCGCCCCGGCGCCCCGAACCAAAAGGAGACCGTGGAGAAACGCCGCATCCTGTGGGTGGACGACGAGATAGAGCTGCTGCGCTCCCAGGTGGTCTTCCTCGAGCGCCGCGACTACGAGGTCATCGGGGTCACCAACGGCGACGACGCCCTGGCGAGGGTGCTCGAGGAGCGCTTCGACGCCGTGCTCCTGGACGAGCACATGATGGGCCTCTCGGGCACCGAAACCCTGGCCGAGCTCAAGCGGGTGAGACCGAACCTCCCCGTGGTAATGGTCACCAAGGGCCAGGAAGACTCGCTGATGGACGAGGCCTACGGCCTGGCCGCCGACGACTTCGTGGTCAAGCCGGTCACCCCGACCCAGCTCGCCGGCGTCCTCAAGCGCATCCTGGACCGCGAGGCCCTCGAGACCGCCACCCTGGTCCAGCGCTACATGACCGAGCTCCGCCAGCTCGACCAGACGCGGGACGAAATCGCCGACTGGAAAGGCTGGCTCGAGCGCTACGTCTCCCTGGTCAACTGGGACATAAATCTCGAGACGGCCCGGGACCCCGGTCTCCACGAACTGCACGACCAGGTCCTGCGCGAGGACAACGCCCTCTTCGCCCGCTACGTCAACGAGAACTACCGCGGCTGGGTGGCCGACGGGGCAAACCGCCCCATGCTCTCGGTGGACATCCTCCCTAAAGTCGTAACACCCTTCCTGAAACAGAAGCGGCCGGTCTACTTCATCGTCATAGACGCCATGCGCTACGACCTCTGGCTCCTGTTCCGCCGGCTCCTGGAGCCCTACTGGCTCGTGGACGACTTCCCGTACCTCTCGATCATCCCCACGAGCACGAACTACGCCCGGAACGCGATTTTCGCCGGTCTCTTCCCGAGCCAGATCGCCGAGCAGATGCCGGAGTACTGGTCCGAGCTTTCCGAGGAAGACACGGGGCTGAACCAGCACGAGGGCCAGCTCATGAACGCGTGCCTGGACCGTCTTGGGGTGAAGCTCCCGGCCCGGCCGCGCTACAAGAAAATCCGCGGCGGCAGTACCGAGCCCAGCGTCCTCGAGCTCTTCCGCGGCTGGCACGAGACCACAATCTACGCACTGGTGGTCAACTTCGTGGACCTTTTGACCCACGAGCGGTCCAACCTCCAGGTGCTCTCGGAGATGAGCGACACGCCGCAGGGGTTCCGCGCGGTGGCGGCGGCCTGGTTCGCCCACTCGAGCCTCTTGGCGGGGCTGAAGGAGCTGTCGAGCCGGGACGTCACCGTCGTCATCACCTCGGATCACGGCAGCATCCAGACCGAGCGGGCCGTCATCGCCTACTGCGACAAGAGGACCTCCAAGGGCCTGCGGCTCTGGTTCGGCCAGAACCTGCGCTTCGAGGGCGAGGGGGCGCTTCTGATCAGCCACCCCGCGGAGTGGATGCTCCCCGCGGAGCACATCGGCAAGAACTACCTCGTGGCGCTGGAGGACTACAATTTCGTCTACTCGTACTCGAAGAACGAGCAGCGCCGCTTCTACGCGGGCGCCTTCCAGCACGGCGGCATCTCCATGCCCGAGATGATCGTCCCCTGCGCCGTGCTGCACCCCAAGACCCTCCGGCGGTCCGGGCGATGAACGACCCCGGCGGACCGCTGTTGGCGGCCATCCGACTGAGCGCCCCGCCGCCGGGGACGCGCGTCCTGGTGGCGGTGAGCGGCGGGGCCGACTCCACCGCCCTTCTGGCGGCGCTCGCCGAGTCCGGGCCGGGACTGGAGCTGGCCGTGGCCCACTTCGACCACGGCCTGCGGCCGGATTCCGCCGACGACGCCGCCCACGTCGTCGGATTGGCGGACCGGCTGGGGCTGGAATGCCACGTCCGGCGCTGGCGGGCGGCGGCCAAGGGCGAGGCCCGCGCCCGGGAGGCCCGCTACGATTTTTTGCATAAAACCGCCGACGACGGCGAGTTCGAGCGCATCGCCCTGGGGCACACCCGCGAGGACCAGATCGAGACGGTGCTGGTGAACCTGGTCCGGGGGGCGGGGCTCGACGGGCTGGGCGGGATGGAGGTGCTTGACGGGCCGCTGTGGCGGCCTTTCCTGGACCTGGACCACGCCGCGTTGCGGGCCTACCTCGCCGACCGCGGCCTGGACTGGCGGGAGGATCCCACCAACGAGGATCCGGGGGCGGCCCGAAATCTGATACGCCGCGAGGTCCTGCCGCTTCTGGTGAGAATCAACCCCGGGGCCGTCGCCGCCGTGGCCCGGACCGCGGGGATTCTACGGCGCCAGCGGGCCTACCTGCGCGCCGCGGGGGAGGAGCTGGCAGAGCGGGCTTACCTCACCGAAGGCCCGTGGGGCGTGGTTTACTCGGGTCCGCTCCTCGCCCTGGCCGGCGAGGCGCTGCTCTACGAGGCGCTGAGGGCGGTCTGGGCCGGGGAGGTCGGCTGGCGCGGGTTTCTCGAAAGCGGCCACCTGGAGAAGATGGCGGAGCTGGTCGCCGGGGGGAAGGACCAGGGCGCCGTGGACCTGCCCCGGAGCCGCAGGCTCTCCCGGTGCTGGACCCAGGTTTGCCTGGGACCGAAGCGCCCCCCGCCGCCCCCCGCCGGGCTGGAGATTACCGGGCCGGGAAGCTGGATGTGGGGCGGGTGCCGCGTGGAGCTGACCGCCGCACCGACGGCCCGGGGCGGTGACTCCATCCCCGTCGGGGAGGAGAACCTGCCGCTCACCATCCGGTCGCGGCTCCGGGGAGAGACCGTCCACCTGGCGGGCCTGGGCGCGAAGACGCTGAAAAAGCTCTTTACCGAGAACCGGATGCCGTCGTGGGAGCGGTCGTACCACCCCGTGGTCGCCGACGCCGGCGGTCTCCTGTGGATCCCCGGTCTGGCCGCCGACGAGCGGTGCCCGAGGCGGGGCGCCTGGCGCCTCGTCGTGAATCGGTTACAATGACGCCTTCCCCACCCCAACCGAGGAGCCGACGTTGAAGAGAGCAGTTTTGTTCCTCCTCCTCCTCGCCGTCGCCCTGCCGATGGCCGCGGCGGCCGACACCACCGGGGACGAGAGCCCCTCCTGGACCGAGACCCAGACCGCCGACTTCAGCCTCCTCGGCATCCTGGTGGCCATCGTCATGGGCCTCTTCACCTTCATCACCCCCTGCGTGCTGCCGGTAGTGCCCGCCTTCATCTCCTACATGAGCGGCCTGTCGCTGGGCCAGATAACCGGCAAGGAGCTGGAGGCGCTGCCCGCGGACGAGAAGCGGGAGCTGAAGCGGATGAACCGGCGCAAGATGGTCAAGAACGCCCTTTTCTTCGCCATCGGGGTCATCATCGTCTACGTGCTCATCGGGGTGGTATTCGGCGTCCTGGGCATCGCCTTCAGCCCCGCGAGCCCGGCGCGTATCTGGGTCTTCCGGGTCCTGGGGGCCGTGGTGGTCCTCTTCGGCGTGCACATGACCGGCCTGGTGCGCATCCCGTTCCTGGACTTCCTGGGCGGCGGGGGGACCAAGGGCGGCGGCGGGAGCGCATGGCAGAGCGTCGTCATGGGCCTCTCCTTTGCCTTCGCCTTTTCCGCCTGCACCATGGGCTTCTTCGGCGGCATCATGGGCATGGCCATGACTAAGAGCAACATCTTCGGGGCGGTATTCTTGGCGGCGGCTTAC is part of the bacterium genome and encodes:
- a CDS encoding NHL repeat-containing protein, with the translated sequence AMYAAKQGGRNRVCIVGVAAPVGVGKEIPPEPEKKAEELPVVDLDRPRVRTERRRPRIEPRKPEPARPENGILHRLKGLLADTAPRTLVDLSAEPRLGLSALAPFSVHECAGELFIVEYYRNLVHRYPIERALAELSGRRAEPRAAGLQGLRLKTLGKGGGRTFLNPAAVAVDDLGYLWVADSQNHEVKKLDDDGGLLQTFGGMGQARGRLTLPLDLDHDGERLIVADTGNRRIQAFGVSGRVELEVGLRPAPGGVLPRPEKLSVGPDGRIYVLDTGANRIMVYDGEGRFLAELAG
- a CDS encoding HAMP domain-containing sensor histidine kinase, whose translation is MILRRITLYFLILFFLVGVGIFTYSNALINRLENEYRSISIAYADVSSAIISAVTRGDVSLDLLKEITESLRRMLKFPAIVVSADGNQIECRNLPGDLQPVDAASRLEVLRLAAEMDKDNDPIPLVERRVHEPAGTVEERLVATLHYSSPEMITTLSWLPVVGIAFILIFGGLGLFANHRFRLSEQQAIWVGLAKETAHQLGTPVSSLLGWLELLGEDPAAIGKIQPDITRDVKRLEQIVHRFAEVGRTPELEKTDLRAVVHEAVEYCRKRISLANVKLVDELEDVGLVPLSAVLFGWVIENLVRNAAEILANPGDGGKSGRRKPGRGLITVRLRREAKVVELEVSDTGAGMNWWMRRRAFDAGHSTKARGWGLGLTLVRRIIVEYHHGRIRLKSAPGEGTRFTITLPA
- a CDS encoding response regulator codes for the protein MEKRRILWVDDEIELLRSQVVFLERRDYEVIGVTNGDDALARVLEERFDAVLLDEHMMGLSGTETLAELKRVRPNLPVVMVTKGQEDSLMDEAYGLAADDFVVKPVTPTQLAGVLKRILDREALETATLVQRYMTELRQLDQTRDEIADWKGWLERYVSLVNWDINLETARDPGLHELHDQVLREDNALFARYVNENYRGWVADGANRPMLSVDILPKVVTPFLKQKRPVYFIVIDAMRYDLWLLFRRLLEPYWLVDDFPYLSIIPTSTNYARNAIFAGLFPSQIAEQMPEYWSELSEEDTGLNQHEGQLMNACLDRLGVKLPARPRYKKIRGGSTEPSVLELFRGWHETTIYALVVNFVDLLTHERSNLQVLSEMSDTPQGFRAVAAAWFAHSSLLAGLKELSSRDVTVVITSDHGSIQTERAVIAYCDKRTSKGLRLWFGQNLRFEGEGALLISHPAEWMLPAEHIGKNYLVALEDYNFVYSYSKNEQRRFYAGAFQHGGISMPEMIVPCAVLHPKTLRRSGR
- the tilS gene encoding tRNA lysidine(34) synthetase TilS, with product MNDPGGPLLAAIRLSAPPPGTRVLVAVSGGADSTALLAALAESGPGLELAVAHFDHGLRPDSADDAAHVVGLADRLGLECHVRRWRAAAKGEARAREARYDFLHKTADDGEFERIALGHTREDQIETVLVNLVRGAGLDGLGGMEVLDGPLWRPFLDLDHAALRAYLADRGLDWREDPTNEDPGAARNLIRREVLPLLVRINPGAVAAVARTAGILRRQRAYLRAAGEELAERAYLTEGPWGVVYSGPLLALAGEALLYEALRAVWAGEVGWRGFLESGHLEKMAELVAGGKDQGAVDLPRSRRLSRCWTQVCLGPKRPPPPPAGLEITGPGSWMWGGCRVELTAAPTARGGDSIPVGEENLPLTIRSRLRGETVHLAGLGAKTLKKLFTENRMPSWERSYHPVVADAGGLLWIPGLAADERCPRRGAWRLVVNRLQ
- a CDS encoding cytochrome c biogenesis CcdA family protein; this translates as MKRAVLFLLLLAVALPMAAAADTTGDESPSWTETQTADFSLLGILVAIVMGLFTFITPCVLPVVPAFISYMSGLSLGQITGKELEALPADEKRELKRMNRRKMVKNALFFAIGVIIVYVLIGVVFGVLGIAFSPASPARIWVFRVLGAVVVLFGVHMTGLVRIPFLDFLGGGGTKGGGGSAWQSVVMGLSFAFAFSACTMGFFGGIMGMAMTKSNIFGAVFLAAAYGLGLAIPFILTALAVDAFFGFFNRIKKHMKVVEIVGGLLLIALGVLMILDLLQAVLAF